One window from the genome of Aricia agestis chromosome 6, ilAriAges1.1, whole genome shotgun sequence encodes:
- the LOC121728305 gene encoding uncharacterized protein LOC121728305 isoform X1 — protein MHVGTSHNFSSGFAPVFNFNEKRSDSEFEAPSVVSVAPKKKSKASSSKRKAGPEKQRDSSPPLELTRTSSDKSAQRKRKYSSPHEVITTRTRRPDLFNILRAEEASCSEPKSRGGEIISSFSSRVSTGTSRRTAKTGGEYFVDLKIYKKSDYVSHAANVRYKTALVSVKLQCDESSSSWEALQGFLGQAFTEFEESEPVHYSDKK, from the exons ATGCACGTTGGAACAAGTCACAATTTTTCAAGTGGCTTCGCACCAGTCTTCAATTTCAACgagaaa AGGTCCGATTCAGAGTTTGAGGCCCCATCTGTGGTGTCGGTAGCACCGAAAAAGAAGTCAAAGGCGTCAAGCAGCAAACGCAAGGCCGGCCCCGAAAAGCAACGCGACTCATCGCCTCCGCTGGAGTTGACCCGCACCTCATCagacaaaagtgctcaacgaaAGCGAAAATACTCCTCGCCGCACGAAGTTATAACTACACG aACAAGGAGACCGGACTTATTCAATATCTTGCGGGCTGAGGAAGCTAGTTGCAGTGAACCCAAATCTCGTGGCGGGGAAATAATATCAAGCTTCTCCAGCCGAGTTTCTACGGGAACGTCTCGTCGGACTGCGAAGACCGGTGGCGAATATTTTGTGGACCTCAAGATCTACAAAAAATCGGACTACGTGTCTCACGCTGCTAATGTGCGATACAAGACGGCGCTGGTAAGTGTGAAGCTCCAGTGCGACGAGTCATCATCGTCTTGGGAGGCACTGCAAGGCTTCTTAGGACAAGCTTTTACCGAGTTTGAGGAGTCAGAGCCCGTCCATTACagtgacaaaaaataa
- the LOC121728305 gene encoding uncharacterized protein LOC121728305 isoform X2 — protein sequence MSDSEFEAPSVVSVAPKKKSKASSSKRKAGPEKQRDSSPPLELTRTSSDKSAQRKRKYSSPHEVITTRTRRPDLFNILRAEEASCSEPKSRGGEIISSFSSRVSTGTSRRTAKTGGEYFVDLKIYKKSDYVSHAANVRYKTALVSVKLQCDESSSSWEALQGFLGQAFTEFEESEPVHYSDKK from the exons at GTCCGATTCAGAGTTTGAGGCCCCATCTGTGGTGTCGGTAGCACCGAAAAAGAAGTCAAAGGCGTCAAGCAGCAAACGCAAGGCCGGCCCCGAAAAGCAACGCGACTCATCGCCTCCGCTGGAGTTGACCCGCACCTCATCagacaaaagtgctcaacgaaAGCGAAAATACTCCTCGCCGCACGAAGTTATAACTACACG aACAAGGAGACCGGACTTATTCAATATCTTGCGGGCTGAGGAAGCTAGTTGCAGTGAACCCAAATCTCGTGGCGGGGAAATAATATCAAGCTTCTCCAGCCGAGTTTCTACGGGAACGTCTCGTCGGACTGCGAAGACCGGTGGCGAATATTTTGTGGACCTCAAGATCTACAAAAAATCGGACTACGTGTCTCACGCTGCTAATGTGCGATACAAGACGGCGCTGGTAAGTGTGAAGCTCCAGTGCGACGAGTCATCATCGTCTTGGGAGGCACTGCAAGGCTTCTTAGGACAAGCTTTTACCGAGTTTGAGGAGTCAGAGCCCGTCCATTACagtgacaaaaaataa
- the LOC121728306 gene encoding uncharacterized protein LOC121728306 isoform X2, with protein sequence MSDSEFEAPSVVSVAPKKKSKASSSKRKAGPEKQRDSSPPLELTRTSSDKSAQRKRKYSSPHEVITTRTRRPDLFNILRAEEASCSEPKSRGGEIISSFSSRVSTGTSRRTAKTGGEYFVDLKIYKKSDYVSHAANVRYKTALVSVKLQCDESSSSWEALQGFLGQAFTEFEESEPVHYSDKK encoded by the exons GTCCGATTCAGAGTTTGAGGCCCCATCTGTGGTGTCGGTAGCACCGAAAAAGAAGTCAAAGGCGTCAAGCAGCAAACGCAAGGCCGGCCCCGAAAAGCAACGCGACTCATCGCCTCCGCTGGAGTTGACCCGCACCTCATCagacaaaagtgctcaacgaaAGCGAAAATACTCCTCGCCGCACGAAGTTATAACTACACG aACAAGGAGACCGGACTTATTCAATATCTTGCGGGCTGAGGAAGCTAGTTGCAGTGAACCCAAATCTCGTGGCGGGGAAATAATATCAAGCTTCTCCAGCCGAGTTTCTACGGGAACGTCTCGTCGGACTGCGAAGACCGGTGGCGAATATTTTGTGGACCTCAAGATCTACAAAAAATCGGACTACGTGTCTCACGCTGCTAATGTGCGATACAAGACGGCGCTGGTAAGTGTGAAGCTCCAGTGCGACGAGTCATCATCGTCTTGGGAGGCACTGCAAGGCTTCTTAGGACAAGCTTTTACCGAGTTTGAGGAGTCAGAGCCCGTCCATTACagtgacaaaaaataa